TTCGCCCTTATTCCAGCTGATAGTTTGCTAAACTACCTCTGTGTGATTTTTATGATGTCTGGAGGGATTTGGGGAGAATGACATGTGCAGATGGTCCATTTTGATGAGCAGATTTGAATTGGTGTAGGTCACTGCAGTAATGTCAGACAGCGCAGACGATGCCCTGGTTCTCCTGGAGATCCTTGAGGTTCTGGGTGCATGTCGTGCACGAGTGTCATACGCAGACGTGTGCGTGTATCTGAGTGGACGTTATGAACTTAATCCGCTGTTGGAGCTGCGGAGTCTGCTGTACTCCACGGCCTGCCGTGATCCGTGCTTTCCGGCCACGCTATTCCGTGAACGTCTCCACCCTCCCTGCAGCAACCGTCTCTCCGCGGCCGCTGACGTGGTCTCTCTCTTCaacctgctcacacacacacgcctgccACCCTCACACACTAATTCCCTGAGCTCCTGTTTGGCCTGCGTTCAGGAGCGTGCACACTGTGATTGGCTACATGCAGGAGGCGGAGTTATAGCTCCAGGCTGTAAATATGAGGACTCCACTGAGGCACTGATCAGTCTGAACACCGGGGGGTTGCACGTAAACACACTCTCACGTTCGCTCGCTCACACGCACCAGCGGCACACCATGCAGAGAGCGCACTCCCTAGACGTTCCTTGTGGTTCCACAGGGAAACAAGAGTCAAGCGACAAACTTGATCGAGATGGGGATCCTGCTCAAAACTGTGCTCAGAAGAGGAGCATCTTTAAGGGGGAATTCCACAAACTGGTGCCATTTATTCCCGCAGACGGCAGCCGTCAGATTCAGGAAGGATCCAGAGAGGACAGTGAGGATGGACAATTTATCAGCTGCAACAACCCTTATTCTGAATCTGCCCATGACACCCAGACAGAAGATGTTCAAACACAGTCGTCTGAAACAGATACACCCCCCAATGCACAGACTCCCTACATCCAGAAGCATAAAAGTCTAGATGACCTGCAGAGCTCCACTTACTTTGGGCCTACAGTCATAGAAAGGACGTACCACCAGACGGCAGCCCTGACTGCCAAGAGCTACAGTCTGGACATCGACAGCAGTCTTGCAGAACCATctgaacacaataaacctgGACTGGAAAGAGCAAAACCGCAGAGACCTCGTTCAGAAAAGTCTGCTTTAGACAAATCTGGACTTATAAAACCTGGATTTTCTAAACCCAGCTTTGAAGGCAGCAGTTTTGACATCCCTGGGTTTGACCCCTTTATCGTCCGTTCGGTTAGAGACACGCTGAAGCGGCTGAGCGGGCTAAGTTTAGATGCCTGGTACGATTGGTCACCTGATGCCGAGGGTGTGGTCAGCGTGGCCACTCAGACGGACATGGGTGATCGCCGTGCCCTGAGGAGCCTCCTGCTCAGCGAAAAGCTCTCGATCGATAACACAGACATAGCAGAGGATGACATCAGTGCCATCTTCCGCTTCTTGGATGACATCAGCATGTGCGGCTCTATGGCCGTCCTGCCTGGAGACAGCGGAGGACCTCAGGAAGGGGGCGGAGCAGGATTGCCAGAGCGACGGGAGCGTTTAGGGAAGCTAAGACGCCTGTTTCACTCTCTGGAGGGGCCAGAAGAAGGTGTGCGATGGGGTGTGGGACGACTCCTGCAGCGTGTCACCGAGCTCGAGCAGCGTCTGGAGCCCATCTCTGAGCTCAGAGAGCAGCTGGCACTTGTCCTGTCCACactgaaccggctggagcagAGAGGACAACTGGTGCACTCAAACTCTGAACCTGTGCAGCAGCAGCCTCCACCACAGGCTCAGTCAGAAGGAGGCTTGAGACCCAGCTTGAGTTCTGAGGCGGCTGACGGAGCTGCGGCTAAACGAAGAGGTCTGTTTATACGTAATTCCAGGAGCCACGCGGAGAGCAGCAGCTCTGAGCAAAATCGTGAATGGAGCGTTAGCTACAGCAAGGAGCAACACCTACATCCTTCACatgtaagcacacacacatttacctaCGACCGTGCAAAACCAATACTTGTCTTTACATTACTTCATGTGTTCCTTTGTTCAAATCCACAGGCCGAGCAGCTTGGTGCATTCTGTAAGAAAGAGAACCATCCAATTCAGGAGAGAAAGAGTTCCATCATCATTCCTGAAGTCCACAAGGTTCCTCTACGCAGCTCCATGCAGAAGGTTAACCTCCACCCAATGGACCGGCCAAAAGTTTCCTGGAGTCAGTCAGAGCTCACGCCGCTTGACCTGCAGGTAACCACATGCTCCTGAAATATCTGCTGAAATTCCTCCAAAGGCCTGAGCAGAACAAACGCTGATCTCttttatgcaaaaataaataaattcgaTTCATTATTTCATCAAACTGTCAAACTGTCACGGACGGTACTTCAATTCAAGGGTTTTATCCGACACACTCTGATTTATGTTattcacataaataaatgtccaCATTTTCTCTTCACAAATACAGCAGTAGTGAAAACTGcagattttttaaaactataataTGTTTCTGTAATAAAAGTAAAGTCTGAACAGAGTTTTTAAGCTGATTGGATCCTAAGTCTGGAACCAGGGTTAATATTTTATGATACAGACTGATAAAGAcgctctggataaagacgtctgccaaatagcataaatgtaaaaaagtcaagtaaaaacagagaaaatcaTTTCTAACCTCATCTACTGATGACAAAACAACATTATAGCTGAAAGTGATGAAATTATACGTTTACAGGAAATGAGTTCTCACTCATTCTCTGATTCTCAGCTTCGTCCAGCTTCgtcagtctctgtctcatcaGCTGAGTAAAATCACTCACACAATTCAGCATCGTCTCTTCACTCCACTGATCTCAGTTCATGTTCACATCAGGGAGGAAACTGCCTCATGTCTATttctcattttgtgtttttaaacatttaaaaactctgatctgtgtggagtgtgtaagtTCTCTGCTCTGGATTCATCACGATGATGATCACGCTGAGCAAGTGAGGGTTTAGAGATCTGTACACAGACTGACTGCTTttactgctgtgtttttataaacacacacaaacacacacaaacacacaaacacacacacacaaacacacaaacacacacaaacacacacaaacacacacacacaaacacacaaacacacacaaacacacacacacaaacacacaaacacaaacgcacatacacacccacacacaaacacacacaaacacacacaaacacacacacaaacacacacacacccacacacaaacacacacaaacacacaaacaaacacacacacacacacacaccaataagaTGACTTTAAGCCaaaatattctttaataaaacagATAACGGTTGCCGTGGTAACACTGAAATATATTCTGACCGGTTTTAATAAATCGGTGAGGAAAT
Above is a window of Tachysurus vachellii isolate PV-2020 chromosome 9, HZAU_Pvac_v1, whole genome shotgun sequence DNA encoding:
- the si:dkey-88e18.8 gene encoding major intrinsically disordered Notch2-binding receptor 1 yields the protein MSDSADDALVLLEILEVLGACRARVSYADVCVYLSGRYELNPLLELRSLLYSTACRDPCFPATLFRERLHPPCSNRLSAAADVVSLFNLLTHTRLPPSHTNSLSSCLACVQERAHCDWLHAGGGVIAPGCKYEDSTEALISLNTGGLHVNTLSRSLAHTHQRHTMQRAHSLDVPCGSTGKQESSDKLDRDGDPAQNCAQKRSIFKGEFHKLVPFIPADGSRQIQEGSREDSEDGQFISCNNPYSESAHDTQTEDVQTQSSETDTPPNAQTPYIQKHKSLDDLQSSTYFGPTVIERTYHQTAALTAKSYSLDIDSSLAEPSEHNKPGLERAKPQRPRSEKSALDKSGLIKPGFSKPSFEGSSFDIPGFDPFIVRSVRDTLKRLSGLSLDAWYDWSPDAEGVVSVATQTDMGDRRALRSLLLSEKLSIDNTDIAEDDISAIFRFLDDISMCGSMAVLPGDSGGPQEGGGAGLPERRERLGKLRRLFHSLEGPEEGVRWGVGRLLQRVTELEQRLEPISELREQLALVLSTLNRLEQRGQLVHSNSEPVQQQPPPQAQSEGGLRPSLSSEAADGAAAKRRGLFIRNSRSHAESSSSEQNREWSVSYSKEQHLHPSHAEQLGAFCKKENHPIQERKSSIIIPEVHKVPLRSSMQKVNLHPMDRPKVSWSQSELTPLDLQAPESLDFWMDEVYTPVSDTLLRRSQSLTRCSRTQGYRITAISVTATVILILIIVIPICTA